The following proteins come from a genomic window of Nitrospira sp.:
- a CDS encoding Phosphate starvation-inducible protein PsiF produces MMTSLRTLTFGVLVLGLGVTPFAMAAPAQQNKMKACNEQANAKKFGEGKGEERKAFMKECLSATPEKSGSGKDTQQNKMKACNKEAGEKSLKGDERKQFMSDCLSN; encoded by the coding sequence ATGATGACATCCTTGCGTACTCTCACTTTCGGAGTGCTTGTGCTCGGCCTTGGAGTGACCCCATTCGCCATGGCTGCACCTGCACAGCAAAATAAGATGAAGGCGTGCAACGAACAGGCGAATGCCAAGAAGTTTGGCGAAGGGAAAGGCGAGGAACGGAAGGCATTTATGAAGGAATGTCTGTCCGCCACGCCGGAGAAAAGCGGAAGCGGCAAGGACACTCAGCAGAATAAAATGAAGGCGTGTAATAAAGAGGCGGGTGAGAAAAGCTTGAAGGGCGATGAGCGGAAGCAATTCATGAGCGACTGTCTCTCAAACTAG
- a CDS encoding tRNA pseudouridine(38-40) synthase: MPIIKLILEYDGTAYSGWQRQPDRPTIQEAVETAILGVTQINVPVIGAGRTDAGVHALGQVASFHIDRDMTPREWTRALNAHLPTSIVVRSAARMPDTFHARYSAKGKLYEYRILNRPERPAVERDYCWHIHQPLDDAAMNQAGLALIGSLDFSSFQTQPTDNDDPICHLQRFTVFREGDRLRTEAYADRFLKQMIRSIVGTLVEVGLNKRTPESLNTILKARDRSAAGKTAPPQGLFLVRVDYD, encoded by the coding sequence ATGCCAATCATCAAACTGATTCTCGAATATGACGGCACGGCTTACTCAGGCTGGCAACGTCAGCCCGACCGACCGACGATACAAGAAGCCGTCGAAACGGCTATCCTAGGCGTCACTCAAATCAACGTACCGGTCATCGGTGCCGGGCGCACCGATGCGGGAGTTCACGCGCTGGGGCAGGTCGCGAGCTTCCATATCGACCGTGACATGACGCCTCGGGAATGGACCAGAGCACTGAACGCTCATCTTCCGACAAGCATCGTGGTGCGATCAGCCGCCCGCATGCCGGACACATTCCACGCGAGATACTCGGCAAAAGGCAAACTGTATGAATACCGTATTCTGAATCGACCGGAGCGTCCGGCGGTTGAGCGCGACTATTGCTGGCATATCCATCAGCCTCTCGACGATGCCGCGATGAATCAAGCGGGCCTTGCCCTGATCGGCTCACTCGATTTTTCTTCGTTCCAGACCCAACCCACCGACAATGACGATCCTATTTGTCATCTGCAGCGATTCACGGTCTTCCGTGAAGGCGATCGGCTGCGGACCGAAGCCTATGCCGACCGATTCCTTAAACAGATGATCCGCTCGATCGTCGGGACGCTCGTGGAGGTCGGCTTGAACAAGCGCACACCGGAGAGTCTCAACACCATCCTCAAAGCGCGGGACCGCTCGGCTGCCGGAAAAACCGCCCCCCCGCAAGGACTTTTTTTAGTGCGGGTCGACTACGATTGA
- a CDS encoding N-acetylmuramoyl-L-alanine amidase — MHVRSPRPFSIKPLALLSSTAIFLLSTSGVLIQAAWAWTPEDHRPLPVMASKHSPVRGTTASIAPVTVRNFRVMASPERTRLVLDLDRHATVIEQRAANPSRVVIALPNAWLSRPAQTKAKNGTIPSPFIITQLAPHAVAVSLPTASFRTYKHFTLSHPPRLVIDVTPPIAEPPSSPLDLYEVPQRSVSPASRPMTLRAKEYTTIVIDPGHGGKDPGARGIRKTEEKDIALKVGLQLRELLSRQPGMRVLMTRDRDVFIELEDRARFANSNEADLFVSIHVNSHPSRSVKGIEIYHFGEAKDQRALEIAARENGTPINNTGVGWEYLVADLLTTKKIDESLELAWNAKEAMISQMNVQYVMNDHGVKTAPFYVLRFTSMPSILAEIAYISNPDEEDLLRKPAFVGDIARSLYQGIVSFLANSRPVIR, encoded by the coding sequence ATGCACGTACGAAGCCCTCGGCCGTTTTCAATCAAGCCCCTCGCCCTCCTCTCGTCCACTGCCATCTTCCTCCTGTCCACCTCTGGAGTCCTGATCCAAGCGGCTTGGGCTTGGACCCCTGAGGATCACCGTCCTCTGCCGGTGATGGCATCGAAACACAGCCCCGTCAGAGGAACGACTGCTTCCATAGCCCCCGTTACTGTTCGCAATTTCCGTGTGATGGCGAGTCCGGAGAGAACCAGACTGGTGTTGGATCTCGATCGTCACGCCACGGTCATTGAGCAGCGAGCCGCCAATCCAAGTCGCGTGGTGATCGCTCTTCCCAACGCCTGGCTCAGCAGGCCGGCCCAAACCAAGGCCAAGAATGGGACCATCCCATCGCCCTTTATAATCACTCAACTAGCTCCCCATGCCGTTGCCGTGTCTCTTCCGACCGCATCATTCCGGACCTATAAGCACTTCACGCTTTCCCATCCGCCTCGCTTGGTCATTGACGTGACTCCGCCCATTGCGGAACCCCCTTCTTCTCCACTTGACTTGTACGAAGTCCCTCAACGGTCAGTCTCCCCTGCATCACGACCTATGACACTGCGCGCCAAGGAGTACACGACCATTGTGATCGATCCGGGCCATGGCGGGAAAGATCCGGGCGCACGGGGAATCCGAAAGACCGAGGAGAAGGATATTGCTCTCAAGGTGGGACTCCAGCTTCGTGAGCTTCTGAGCCGGCAGCCCGGCATGCGTGTGTTGATGACTCGGGACCGTGATGTGTTCATTGAGCTGGAAGACCGAGCCAGGTTCGCGAACAGCAATGAAGCCGATCTCTTTGTCTCCATCCATGTCAATTCTCATCCGTCACGTTCGGTTAAAGGGATCGAAATTTATCACTTCGGAGAGGCCAAGGATCAGCGGGCTCTGGAGATTGCGGCACGGGAAAACGGCACGCCGATCAACAACACCGGAGTCGGATGGGAATACCTTGTGGCGGATCTCTTAACAACGAAGAAGATCGACGAGTCCCTGGAGCTCGCTTGGAATGCGAAAGAAGCCATGATCTCCCAGATGAACGTGCAATACGTCATGAACGACCATGGCGTCAAGACGGCACCCTTTTATGTATTGAGGTTTACGAGTATGCCCAGCATCCTGGCAGAAATCGCCTATATTTCCAATCCCGATGAAGAAGATCTCCTCAGGAAACCGGCGTTCGTCGGAGATATCGCTCGATCCCTCTACCAAGGCATCGTTTCGTTCCTTGCTAATAGTCGACCGGTCATCCGTTGA
- a CDS encoding putative metal-dependent hydrolase YcfH gives MLIDTHTHLDDARYNEDREAVIARARDAGVEAFLTIGCDLATSQAAVALSERYPFIYASIGIHPHEVKHVQNTWYDTFRHLARNRKVVAYGEIGLDYHYNHSSPKEQRDRFREQIQVARELTLPVIIHTREAQEDTVTILKEERASEIGGVFHCFSGDSWLAKEALDLGFYLSFSGILTFQNATPLREIAKNTPLDRVLIETDCPYLTPVPYRGKRNEPVYVSQVAKQLAALHPELSLDEVQRTTTVNSKRLFKIA, from the coding sequence ATGCTGATCGATACTCATACTCACCTGGATGATGCCCGCTACAACGAAGACAGAGAGGCTGTCATCGCCCGCGCGCGGGATGCCGGAGTCGAGGCTTTTCTCACCATCGGTTGCGATTTGGCAACCAGTCAAGCGGCAGTCGCGCTCTCAGAACGATACCCGTTTATCTACGCCTCCATCGGCATCCACCCTCACGAAGTGAAGCATGTGCAAAACACCTGGTACGATACCTTCCGTCATCTGGCAAGAAACAGGAAGGTGGTGGCTTATGGGGAAATCGGACTGGACTATCATTACAATCACTCTTCCCCGAAAGAACAACGCGATCGATTCCGTGAACAGATTCAGGTTGCGCGGGAACTGACACTGCCCGTAATCATCCACACGAGGGAGGCACAAGAGGATACGGTTACAATTCTGAAAGAAGAGAGAGCGTCAGAGATCGGTGGGGTATTTCACTGTTTTTCCGGAGATAGTTGGCTGGCTAAGGAAGCCCTGGATCTTGGATTTTACCTATCGTTTTCAGGAATCCTGACATTTCAGAATGCGACACCGTTAAGAGAGATCGCTAAAAATACCCCCCTCGATCGCGTCCTGATCGAAACCGACTGCCCGTATCTCACTCCTGTTCCTTACCGGGGAAAGCGTAATGAACCGGTCTATGTATCGCAGGTGGCCAAGCAGCTTGCGGCGCTCCATCCCGAACTTTCCCTGGACGAGGTCCAACGAACAACCACCGTCAATTCCAAACGACTGTTCAAAATCGCCTGA
- a CDS encoding 2-keto-3-deoxy-D-arabino-heptulosonate-7-phosphate synthase I alpha → MNRPIDNQHVMEIKALPSPRAIKTKLPITDRAAALVVETREAIRRILHGKDRDRLLVIVGPCSIHDPDAAFEYALKLKPLADTLCDRLLIVMRTYFEKPRTTVGWKGLINDPHLDGTCDIATGMELARAILLKINQLGLPCGTELLDPISPQYIADLISWAAIGARTTESQTHREMASGVSMPVGFKNGTEGSLQVAVNAMISARTLHHFVGINADGQTAIIRTMGNPDRHIVLRGGGGRTNYEEEHVARAEAAVAGEGIARPIMIDCSHDNSKKDHTRQGLVAHEVLRQFREGRQTIMGLMLESNLNPGRQAWKEGVALLHGVSITDACLGWSETEHLLLELAAAVTPKPVS, encoded by the coding sequence ATGAATAGACCGATCGACAATCAGCACGTCATGGAAATCAAGGCGTTGCCGTCCCCGCGCGCCATTAAGACAAAACTGCCTATTACCGATCGGGCTGCGGCACTCGTCGTCGAAACCCGTGAAGCGATTCGCCGAATTCTCCATGGAAAGGATCGTGATAGGCTCCTGGTCATCGTAGGACCGTGCTCCATCCATGACCCCGACGCTGCCTTTGAATATGCCCTCAAGTTGAAACCCCTCGCCGATACCTTGTGTGACCGTCTCCTGATCGTGATGCGGACTTACTTTGAAAAACCCCGAACCACCGTCGGATGGAAAGGCCTGATTAATGATCCGCATCTCGACGGGACCTGCGATATCGCGACGGGAATGGAATTGGCGAGGGCGATTCTCCTCAAAATCAATCAACTCGGCCTTCCTTGCGGAACCGAACTGCTGGATCCGATCAGTCCACAGTACATAGCCGACCTCATCAGTTGGGCGGCGATCGGGGCTCGTACCACGGAGAGCCAAACCCATCGAGAAATGGCGAGCGGTGTTTCCATGCCGGTCGGCTTTAAGAACGGCACTGAGGGTAGCTTGCAGGTGGCCGTCAATGCCATGATTTCCGCCCGCACATTACATCATTTTGTCGGCATCAACGCCGACGGCCAAACTGCGATCATCAGAACCATGGGCAATCCCGACCGCCATATCGTTCTCCGTGGTGGAGGAGGGAGGACGAACTATGAGGAGGAACATGTCGCGAGGGCTGAAGCCGCCGTCGCCGGAGAAGGCATCGCCCGTCCGATCATGATCGATTGTTCGCACGACAATTCTAAGAAAGATCACACGCGCCAGGGCTTGGTCGCCCATGAGGTTCTGCGGCAGTTCCGTGAAGGCCGCCAAACCATCATGGGTCTCATGCTCGAAAGCAATCTGAATCCCGGCAGACAGGCGTGGAAAGAAGGCGTCGCTCTCCTTCATGGCGTCTCAATTACCGATGCCTGCCTGGGCTGGAGCGAGACCGAGCATTTGCTGCTCGAGCTCGCGGCGGCAGTCACCCCCAAGCCGGTCTCCTGA
- a CDS encoding TonB-dependent receptor yields MYPLARRALGAWLMMITLTAVWGTLSFVQAEDNERALTIKGVVQNQDLRRVPQATVEVKNQDGDIVSAGVSNDAGEFKISVPDRGTYSVSAVQETYRSEYAVVTIGKERPASVTLTLALTKEIALEIVSPLPPIQYKASSETYQLNRKDIETLPRGNNNTIADVLLTIPSVTYGALGQMHIRQDHANQQFRIDGVPIPEGVSSTFTDVISPRMWERADIILGGMEAQYGNKSAVIVDITSKSGTHPSFGSAQIFGGSNRTVNPSFEYGGTIGEKFRYYALNSYTATNRGIEPPTLGHSVFHDQSERNQTYLRGDYQHDNHNSLSWVFINAVAKYQIPTVPGLGLDEDVLPLLRAQNPTFSPVASQSVDQNQKENSQYTHLVWRHDINPSNFFQLAGFLRNSYANFSTDPLNALAYTLDQQTANQKRKAYSLGTRLDYSWIPSTSHLIKTGFQLEYTNAQNQFQLFDFAVDPVSGLPTGPVISQTAANTNIQKRVGMWIQDQWTLTDSLILNVGVRGDVIQSFYNEGQLSPRVGVTYKLNRSNVFHAYYGRLFTPPNVEQIAFTKVNLEGTTAQPDDPTGFRPRAERSHYFEVGSYHALNSWATLELTAYYKRNHFQSDAGQFGTTPMLNFFAFRWGYQMGIDGALKMQLTEDLSMRGNVAWGRCKANGLQSGQYLLDAKEIADIHTAGGVFCDHSQSITSSAVVAYRFPFKTMLSGQMLYGSGLRTAANDQAFTNSSHFQSWTIYNVSISHTFTLPWDQQKMLVGFDVVNLLDQKYFYNTGGGGIGLGIAHAGMPRSFFFRAQWFF; encoded by the coding sequence ATGTACCCACTTGCGAGACGTGCGCTGGGCGCATGGTTGATGATGATCACACTAACTGCCGTATGGGGAACGTTATCGTTCGTTCAGGCAGAGGACAACGAACGAGCCTTAACGATCAAGGGAGTCGTCCAAAACCAGGACCTTCGGCGCGTGCCGCAGGCGACCGTCGAAGTGAAGAATCAAGATGGCGATATCGTATCAGCCGGTGTCTCGAACGATGCCGGCGAATTCAAGATTTCCGTTCCGGATAGAGGTACGTACTCCGTCAGCGCTGTGCAAGAGACCTATCGGAGCGAATATGCGGTGGTGACTATTGGAAAGGAGAGGCCTGCATCAGTGACTCTGACATTGGCCCTGACGAAGGAGATTGCGCTGGAAATCGTCTCTCCACTGCCTCCGATTCAGTACAAAGCCTCCAGCGAGACCTATCAATTAAACCGGAAGGACATAGAAACCCTTCCGCGCGGCAACAATAACACGATAGCGGATGTCTTGCTGACCATTCCTAGCGTTACGTATGGCGCGCTGGGGCAAATGCACATCCGCCAGGATCATGCGAATCAACAATTTCGTATAGACGGCGTGCCGATCCCGGAGGGGGTCAGCTCGACCTTCACCGATGTGATTTCGCCCCGAATGTGGGAACGTGCGGATATCATCCTCGGCGGAATGGAGGCGCAGTATGGCAATAAGTCCGCGGTTATAGTGGATATCACCAGCAAGAGCGGCACACATCCCTCCTTCGGCTCTGCACAAATCTTCGGCGGTTCGAACCGGACCGTCAACCCGTCGTTCGAGTACGGCGGCACGATCGGCGAGAAGTTTCGCTATTATGCGCTCAACAGCTATACGGCGACAAATCGCGGGATCGAGCCGCCGACGCTCGGCCATTCGGTCTTTCATGATCAGAGTGAACGCAATCAGACGTATCTGCGGGGGGATTACCAACATGATAATCACAACAGCCTGAGTTGGGTGTTCATCAACGCGGTGGCCAAATACCAAATCCCCACCGTTCCCGGTTTGGGCCTCGACGAGGACGTGCTGCCGCTTCTTCGAGCACAGAACCCGACATTCTCACCGGTCGCCTCTCAATCCGTGGACCAGAACCAGAAAGAGAATTCACAATACACTCATCTCGTGTGGCGTCATGACATCAACCCGAGCAATTTTTTTCAACTGGCCGGGTTTTTGAGAAATAGCTATGCGAACTTCAGTACAGATCCGTTGAACGCATTGGCATATACGCTAGACCAGCAGACGGCGAATCAGAAACGGAAGGCATACTCGCTGGGGACGCGACTCGATTATTCCTGGATTCCCAGCACAAGCCACCTGATCAAAACAGGATTTCAGTTGGAATACACCAATGCGCAGAATCAGTTTCAATTATTTGACTTTGCCGTTGATCCGGTGTCGGGCCTGCCTACAGGACCGGTTATCAGTCAAACTGCCGCGAATACCAACATCCAAAAACGGGTAGGGATGTGGATTCAAGACCAATGGACCCTGACTGATTCCTTGATCTTGAATGTGGGTGTGCGCGGCGATGTGATTCAAAGTTTCTACAATGAAGGACAGTTGAGCCCACGCGTCGGGGTGACATACAAGTTGAACCGGTCCAACGTCTTCCATGCCTACTATGGACGGCTGTTCACGCCTCCGAATGTCGAGCAGATCGCGTTTACCAAAGTGAATCTCGAAGGGACCACTGCACAACCGGACGATCCGACGGGATTCAGGCCTAGGGCGGAGCGCTCGCACTATTTTGAAGTGGGCAGTTATCATGCACTCAACAGCTGGGCCACCCTCGAACTGACGGCCTATTACAAGCGAAATCACTTTCAGTCGGATGCCGGTCAGTTTGGGACCACTCCGATGCTCAACTTCTTCGCCTTTCGGTGGGGCTATCAAATGGGCATCGATGGTGCGCTCAAAATGCAACTCACCGAGGACCTCAGCATGCGTGGCAATGTGGCGTGGGGTCGATGCAAGGCCAATGGCCTGCAATCGGGGCAGTACCTTCTGGATGCGAAGGAGATTGCGGACATTCATACAGCGGGCGGCGTCTTCTGCGATCATTCGCAGTCGATCACGAGTTCGGCGGTCGTGGCCTATCGATTTCCGTTCAAGACGATGTTGTCGGGACAAATGCTCTATGGGTCCGGCTTGCGGACCGCAGCAAATGATCAGGCCTTCACGAACTCCTCACACTTTCAGTCCTGGACCATCTACAATGTTTCAATCAGTCACACATTCACGCTGCCGTGGGATCAGCAAAAAATGCTGGTGGGATTCGACGTCGTCAATTTGCTCGACCAGAAGTACTTCTACAACACCGGCGGAGGCGGTATCGGCCTCGGTATCGCCCATGCAGGGATGCCTCGATCCTTTTTCTTCCGTGCGCAGTGGTTTTTCTGA
- a CDS encoding Mobile element protein: MGQVLHGSAKTTHAVRAAIQRSHATLKELAQHYNVNPTTVAKWKKRSIIHDAPMGPQKVASTVPTSEEEAMCVAFRQHTLLSLDDCLYALQPTIPSLSRSALPRCYQRHGISRLPDEEDANPIKKKFKKYPIGYSHLDIAEVPTEAGKLYLFVAIDRTSKFAYRAIPRSWYCLVSSSSDQYKQVNNLRAYQRMQNPSVS; the protein is encoded by the coding sequence ATGGGACAAGTTTTGCACGGAAGCGCCAAGACTACGCACGCGGTCAGAGCGGCAATACAACGATCGCACGCTACGCTCAAAGAATTAGCTCAGCACTACAATGTCAATCCCACGACCGTTGCGAAATGGAAGAAGCGGAGCATTATTCATGATGCGCCGATGGGGCCCCAGAAGGTTGCCTCGACGGTCCCAACATCAGAAGAGGAAGCGATGTGTGTGGCCTTTCGCCAGCATACGCTGCTGTCTTTGGATGACTGTTTGTATGCGTTGCAACCTACCATTCCCAGCCTGTCCCGGTCAGCCTTGCCTCGCTGTTACCAGCGCCACGGTATCAGCCGGTTGCCGGATGAGGAAGACGCGAACCCGATAAAGAAGAAATTTAAAAAGTACCCCATCGGATACTCTCATCTCGACATTGCCGAAGTGCCCACCGAAGCAGGCAAGTTGTACCTCTTCGTGGCCATTGACCGCACCTCAAAGTTCGCGTACAGAGCGATTCCCCGATCGTGGTATTGCTTAGTTTCATCGAGTTCAGACCAGTATAAACAAGTTAACAACCTTAGAGCCTATCAGCGAATGCAAAATCCATCTGTCAGTTAG